The genomic stretch TGTAGGTCGTATATTTGCCCCCGACCACCGAAATAAGCCCGGAGCCGGATTCTTTAATGTAATGTTCGCGCGAGACCTTCCACGGGGCAATGCCCTGCGTGTTCATTAACGGGCGCAGGCCTGCGTATGTGGTCACTACCCCTTCCCTGCCTATCTTTTCATCGGGGAATACCCTGCTGATCTCGTTGAGCAGGTAATCGACATCCGCCGATGTCGCGTAGACCTCATCAGGCGAGCCGTCAAAATCGGTATCGGTCGTGCCTATAAGTGTGTAATCACGCCATGGGATGGCGAAGAATATCCTCTTGTCTTTGCGTGCGGAAAAGAGCATCGCGCGCGTGATCGGCAGTTTCTTATATATCAGGTGGATGCCTTTTGTCGGCCGGGTTATTGCGGGAGCGTGCGGCTCATCGGCCCATACGAGCCGGTTCGACCATGCGCCCGTGGCGTTGACTACATACTGCGCGTTGATGTCAAACTTATTACCGGTCAGCGCATCCTTCGCCTCGACTCCCGCCACCCTGCCTCGCTCCTTGATAAATCCTTCCGCCTCCACCTTGTTTGCCACGCAACAGCCCGCCTGAAAAGCGGAGATCGCATTATCGAGGCACAGCCGTATATCATCCATCTGCGCGTCGCAATACATGACGCCACCCCTTAAGCCCTTCGGGGTGATGCTCGGTTCGAATAACGTCAGCTCGCTCTTACTCAGCGGCCGGTGGCAATGGATATTCGCCCTTCCTGCGAGCATGTCATAGATAAATACGCCCGTCCGCATCATAATTAGCGGCCGCGGGTCGCCCTTATATACCGGGATGATGAACTCAAGCGGCCATACGTACTGTGATGCCGTCCTTAAAAGCGTGCCGCGCTCATGCAGGGCTTCGTAGATAAGGTTTAAGTTGAATTGCTCGAGGTACCGGATGCCGCCGTGGATGATCTTCGTGGATTTGCCGCTTGCGCCGCAGGCGAA from Candidatus Omnitrophota bacterium encodes the following:
- a CDS encoding glycerol-3-phosphate dehydrogenase/oxidase → MKRDIAKLKSEQFDLLVIGGGINGCAIARDASLRGMKTALIEKDDFACGASGKSTKIIHGGIRYLEQFNLNLIYEALHERGTLLRTASQYVWPLEFIIPVYKGDPRPLIMMRTGVFIYDMLAGRANIHCHRPLSKSELTLFEPSITPKGLRGGVMYCDAQMDDIRLCLDNAISAFQAGCCVANKVEAEGFIKERGRVAGVEAKDALTGNKFDINAQYVVNATGAWSNRLVWADEPHAPAITRPTKGIHLIYKKLPITRAMLFSARKDKRIFFAIPWRDYTLIGTTDTDFDGSPDEVYATSADVDYLLNEISRVFPDEKIGREGVVTTYAGLRPLMNTQGIAPWKVSREHYIKESGSGLISVVGGKYTTYRRLAQQLVDLVVRRFEGRTFKACATAEEGPSPAKAAGKGDLRARIEYAVNHEMAVSLTDLLARRLQLSMTPLRGLDVYEETGRIMGELLGWSDSRVEYEIQSYKYEIRRNTECLT